One region of Cobetia sp. cqz5-12 genomic DNA includes:
- a CDS encoding replication-associated recombination protein A, translating into MDLFADTASNSHAPLAFRMRPRTLDDYIGQTALVGPDMPLRQMVASGVVRSMILWGPPGVGKTTLAEILAKGCDAHLEQLSAVMAGVKDIREVVERARHFQASDRQTVMFLDEIHRLNKSQQDALLPHVESGLLTLIGATTENPSFEVNSALLSRARVYVLKALETKDLIEVLTRALQDEVNGLGKRHIDASRETLTRIARSASGDARRALGLLETACDFVRREPDAEGGTREILEDSSLEAVLGHQASSFDKQGDDYYDLLSAIHKSIRSSRPDAALLYMARFMDGGGDPLDVVRRLTAIASEDVGNADPRALPLTIAAWDAYLRLGDYEGQRAIAHAAIHLAIAPKSNAIEVAWKEAKAFVRQQPHFGVPVYLRNAPTTLMKELGMGEGYRYAHNEPNGYPAGSSHNAWPEELPTQQFYRPTQHGGEKRFAEIERWRREQDAAADRGEMPGQN; encoded by the coding sequence ATGGATCTTTTTGCCGATACCGCCTCGAATTCCCATGCGCCACTGGCCTTCCGCATGCGTCCCCGCACCCTGGATGACTACATCGGACAGACAGCGTTGGTCGGACCTGATATGCCGCTGCGCCAGATGGTGGCCTCCGGGGTGGTGCGCTCGATGATCCTGTGGGGGCCGCCGGGCGTCGGCAAGACGACGCTGGCCGAGATTCTGGCCAAGGGCTGTGATGCCCATCTGGAGCAGCTCTCGGCGGTGATGGCCGGCGTCAAGGACATCCGCGAGGTGGTGGAGCGCGCCAGACACTTCCAGGCCAGCGATCGCCAGACGGTGATGTTTCTCGATGAGATCCATCGCCTCAACAAGAGCCAGCAGGATGCCCTGCTGCCGCATGTGGAATCCGGCCTGCTGACGCTGATCGGCGCGACCACCGAGAATCCGTCCTTCGAGGTCAACTCCGCCTTGCTGTCACGGGCGCGGGTCTACGTGCTCAAGGCCCTGGAGACGAAAGACCTGATCGAGGTGCTGACGCGCGCCCTGCAGGATGAGGTCAACGGCCTCGGCAAGCGTCACATCGACGCCAGCCGCGAGACGCTGACCCGCATCGCGCGCTCGGCCTCCGGCGATGCACGCCGTGCCCTGGGCCTGCTGGAGACCGCCTGTGACTTCGTGCGCCGTGAGCCAGACGCCGAGGGGGGAACGCGCGAGATACTCGAGGACAGTTCGCTGGAGGCCGTGCTCGGCCATCAGGCTTCCAGTTTCGACAAGCAGGGCGATGACTATTACGACCTGCTGTCGGCGATCCACAAGTCGATACGCTCCTCGCGGCCCGACGCGGCGCTGCTGTACATGGCGCGCTTCATGGATGGTGGCGGCGACCCACTGGATGTCGTGCGGCGCCTGACGGCGATTGCCTCAGAGGATGTCGGCAACGCCGACCCACGCGCCCTGCCGCTGACCATCGCCGCGTGGGACGCCTATCTGCGCCTGGGGGACTATGAGGGCCAGCGCGCCATCGCCCACGCGGCGATCCACCTGGCCATCGCGCCCAAGAGCAACGCCATCGAGGTGGCCTGGAAGGAAGCCAAGGCCTTCGTGCGCCAGCAGCCCCACTTCGGGGTGCCGGTCTATCTGCGCAATGCCCCGACCACGCTGATGAAGGAGCTGGGCATGGGCGAAGGCTATCGCTATGCCCACAACGAGCCCAATGGCTATCCGGCCGGCAGCTCCCATAATGCCTGGCCAGAAGAGCTGCCGACCCAGCAGTTCTATCGCCCGACCCAGCATGGTGGCGAGAAGCGCTTCGCCGAGATTGAGCGCTGGCGCCGCGAGCAGGACGCCGCCGCAGACCGTGGCGAGATGCCCGGGCAGAACTGA